In Oncorhynchus kisutch isolate 150728-3 linkage group LG7, Okis_V2, whole genome shotgun sequence, one DNA window encodes the following:
- the LOC109894413 gene encoding eukaryotic translation initiation factor 4E-like has protein sequence MATAEPEININPPQHAEEGAEAETGQEIVSPESYIKHPLQNKWSLWFFKNDKTKTWQANLRLISKFDTVEDFWALYNHIQLSSNLISGCDYSLFKDGIEPMWEDERNKQGGRWLITLNKQQRRQDLDRFWLETLLCLVGEAFDDYSDEVCGAVVNIRTKGDKIAIWTADFDNREAVTHIGRVYKERLGIPMKMTIGYQSHSDTSTKSGSTTKNKFVV, from the exons ATGGCGACCGCGGAACCG GAAATAAATATAAATCCACCCCAACATGCTGAAGAAGGAGCAGAAGCAGAGACTGGTCAGGAGATCGTGAGCCCTGAGAGCTACATCAAACACCCCCTACAGAACAA ATGGTCTCTCTGGTTCTTCAAAAATGATAAGACCAAAACATGGCAGGCAAACCTCCGCCTCATCTCGAAGTTTGACACGGTTGAAGATTTCTGGGC TCTGTATAATCATATTCAGTTGTCAAGCAATCTGATATCTGGATGCGACTACTCCCTCTTTAAG GATGGCATTGAGCCCATGTGGGAGGATGAGCGAAACAAGCAAGGAGGGCGTTGGCTGATCACGCTCAACAAGCAGCAGAGGAGACAAGACCTGGACCGCTTCTGGCTAGAAACA CTTCTCTGCCTCGTTGGGGAGGCTTTCGATGACTATAGTGACGAAGTGTGTGGCGCAGTAGTCAATATTCGCACTAAAGGAGACAAAATCGCCATTTGGACCGCAGACTTCGACAACAGGGAAGCCGTAACACACATAGG GAGAGTCTATAAGGAGCGCTTGGGAATCCCCATGAAGATGACCATTGGCTACCAGTCCCACTCTGACACCTCCACAAAGAGCGGCTCCACCACCAAAAACAAGTTTGTTGTCTGA